One genomic window of Solea solea chromosome 12, fSolSol10.1, whole genome shotgun sequence includes the following:
- the bmal1a gene encoding basic helix-loop-helix ARNT like 1a, producing the protein MEGDDFNTEAVMNICDDLMADQRMDISSTMTDFMSPNSTELISSSISSSSTTAMDFTRKRKGSSTDYQIDGFSFDDMDPDKDKLGSDQQGRIKNAREAHSQIEKRRRDKMNSFIDELASLVPTCNAMSRKLDKLTVLRMAVQHMKTLRGAANPYTEANYKPSFLSDDELKHLILRAADGFLFVVGCDRGKILFVSESVYKILNYSQNDLIGQSLFDYLHPKDIAKVKEQLSSSDTAPRERLIDAKTGLPVKTDITPGPSRLCSGARRSFFCRMKCNRPSVKVEDKDFPSTCSKKKADRKSFCTIHSTGYLKSWPPTKMGLDEDNEPDNEGCNLSCLVAIGRLHPHIVPQPSLADIRVKATEYVSRHAIDGKFVFVDQRATAILAYLPQELLGTSFYEYFHQDDIAHLAECHRQVLQMREKINTNCYKFKIKDGSFITLRSRWFSFMNPWTKEVEYIVSTNTVVSCPMMEGSDYPQSAASPQSMDSVLTSEGGGRRALQTVPGIPGGTRAGAGKIGRMIAEEVMEIQRIRGSSPSSCGSSPLNITSTPPPDTCSPGGKKIQNGGTPELPSTGIIPGPDSVGYPYSNQSIMSDNSHLSIDIMDEPGSSSPSNDEAAMAVIMSLLEADAGLGGPVDFSDLPWPL; encoded by the exons ATGGAAGGAGATGATTTCAACACAGAGGCAGTGATGAACATCTGTG ATGACCTGATGGCTGACCAGAGGATGGACATCTCTTCTACCATGACTGACTTCATGTCTCCAAACTCCACTGAGCTGATCTCCTcgtccatcagcagcagcagcaccacggCCATGGACTTCACCAGGAAGAGGAAGGGCAGCTCCACTGACTACCA gatTGATGGATTCTCTTTTGA TGACATGGATccagacaaagacaaactggGCAG tGACCAACAGGGCCGGATCAAGAACGCCAG AGAGGCTCACAGTCAGATCGAGAAACGGCGTCGGGACAAGATGAACAGCTTCATCGACGAGCTGGCGTCGCTGGTGCCCACCTGCAACGCCATGTCCCGGAAACTGGACAAACTGACGGTGCTGCGTATGGCAGTGCAGCACATGAAGACGCTCCGAG gagcagctaATCCGTACACTGAGGCCAACTACAAACCTTCCTTCCTGTCAGACGATGAACTCAAGCACCTGATACTGAGG GCTGCTGATGGCTTCCTGTTTGTGGTTGGATGTGACCGTGGAAAaattctctttgtctctgaatCCGTCTACAAGATCCTCAACTACAGCCAG AACGACCTGATTGGCCAGAGCCTTTTTGACTACCTTCACCCCAAGGACATCGCCAAGGTCAAAGAGCAGCTGTCCTCCTCCGACACGGCGCCCCGCGAGAGGCTCATTGACGCTAAAA ctggtCTTCCAGTGAAGACAGACATCACCCCGGGTCCGTCTCGTCTCTGTTCTGGAGCCAGACGCTCGTTTTTCTGCAGGATGAAGTGCAACAGACCTTCAGTCAAAGTAGAAGACAAAGACTTTCCCTCCACCTGCTCAAAGAAGAAAG CTGACCGTAAGAGCTTCTGCACCATCCACAGCACAGGTTACCTGAAGAGTTGGCCTCCCACTAAAATGGGTCTGGACGAGGACAACGAGCCTGATAACGAAGGCTGTAACCTGAGCTGCCTGGTGGCCATTGGCCGCCTGCACCCCCACATCGTCCCCCAGCCCAGCCTGGCCGACATCAGGGTCAAAGCTACCGAGTATGTGTCCCGACACGCCATCGACGGCAAGTTCGTCTTTGTGGACCAGAG AGCCACAGCCATCCTGGCCTACCTGCCTCAGGAGCTGCTGGGAACGTCCTTCTATGAGTATTTCCACCAGGACGACATCGCTCACCTGGCTGAGTGTCACAGACAAG TGCTGCAGATGAGAGAGAAGATCAACACCAACTGTTACAAGTTCAAGATTAAAGACGGTTCCTTCATCACACTGAGGAGCCGCTGGTTCAGCTTCATGAACCCGTGGACCAAAGAGGTGGAGTACATCGTCTCCACCAACACTGTGGTGTC gtgtccAATGATGGAAGGATCAGATTATCCTCAATCTGCTGCTTCACCTCAGAGCATGGACAGTGTTCTCACCTCAGAGG GTGGTGGGAGGCGGGCTCTGCAGACGGTGCCAGGAATCCCGGGCGGCACGAGAGCGGGAGCCGGGAAGATCGGACGCATGATCGCggaggaggtgatggagatCCAGAG gatcagaggctcctccccctccagttGTGGCTCCAGTCCTCTGAACATCACCAGCACACCTCCACCTGACACCTGCTCACCAGGGGGCAAAAag attCAGAATGGAGGAACACCTGAGCTGCCGAGCACTGGAATCATCCCTGGACCTGATTCTGTTGGATATCCGTACTCAAACCAGTCCATCATga GTGATAACTCTCACCTGAGCATCGACATTATGGACGAGCCTGGCTCCAGCAGCCCGAGCAACGACGAGGCGGCCATGGCCGTCATCATGTCTCTGCTGGAGGCCGACGCCGGCCTCGGGGGCCCCGTCGACTTCAGTGACCTGCCCTGGCCtttgtga
- the ldhd gene encoding probable D-lactate dehydrogenase, mitochondrial isoform X1 — MVFGLTLKRFVLQQRNFRHYSTSVCQDGVLSAFRSICGDDGVLLCDAVREQHGRDESVHRCFPPDVVLFPRCVDEVSALAKLCHRHRFPIIPFGTGTGLEGGVSAVKGGACLSLRNMDQVLDLHQEDFDVTVEPGVTRKTLNVFLRETGLWFPVDPGADASLCGMAATSASGTNAVRYGTMRENVLNLEVVLADGTVVHTAGRGRRPRKTAAGYNLTNLFVGSEGTLGVITKTTLRLYGIPEAVVSAVCSFPSVQDAVDSTVQILQAGVPIARIEFLDDVMIDACNRFSRLSYPVTPTLFLEFHGSQRSLEEQVNTTEEIAQSNQGSDFLWAQDTESRERLWKARHDAWYAALSLRPGCKAYATDVCVPLSRLPQIITETKEDLIESRLTGPIAGHVGDGNFHCLLVVDPDDPEELHRLHLFTDRLARRALAMDGTCTGEHGVGLGKRALLCEEVGPAAVQLMQGVKDMLDPLHLMNPGKVLQPRQSDDVTVMMS; from the exons ATGGTGTTCGGTTTGACATTGAAGCGTTTTGTGCTTCAGCAGCGAAACTTTCGTCACTACAGCACT agtgtgtgtCAGGACGGCGTTCTCTCTGCGTTCAGATCGATCTGTGGTGATGacggtgtgttgttgtgtgacgCGGTCAGAGAACAACATGGCAGAGACGAGTCTGTCCATAG ATGTTTTCCTCCAGATGTGGTTCTGTTTCCTCGTTGTGTGGACGAGGTCAGCGCTCTCGCCAAACTCTGCCACCGCCACAGATTTCCCATCATCCCCTTTGGCACCGGGACGGGCCTGGAGGGCGGAGTCAGTGCTGTGAAG GGGGGTGCATGTCTCAGTCTGAGGAACATGGACCAGGTCCTGGATCTGCACCAGGAGGACTTTGATGTGACTGTAGAACCTGGTGTGACTCGAAAGACTCTGAACGTCTTCCTGAGAGAAACTGGTCTGTGGTTTCCTGTGG ACCCTGGAGCAGACGCGTCTCTGTGTGGAATGGCTGCCACGAGTGCGTCCGGCACTAACGCGGTGCGTTATGGAACCATGAGGGAGAACGTTCTGAACTTGGAGGTGGTTCTGGCTGACGGCACCGTCGTCCACACAGCAGGGAGAGGTCGCCGACCCAG GAAAACTGCGGCTGGCTACAACCTGACCAACCTGTTTGTGGGGTCAGAGGGCACGCTGGGGGTCATCACCAAGACTACATTACGCCTGTACGGCATCCCAGAGGCTGTGGTGTCAGCCGTCTGCTCCTTTCCCTCAGTCCAGGACGCCGTGGACAGCACAGTGCAGATCCTGCAGGCCGGAGTTCCCATCGCTCGCATTG agttCCTGGATGACGTCATGATAGATGCGTGTAACCGCTTCAGTCGTTTGTCGTATCCTGTGACACCGACTCTGTTCCTGGAGTTTCACGGCTCACAGCGCAGCCTAGAGGAGCAGGTCAACACAAcag AGGAAATCGCTCAGAGTAACCAAGGCTCAGATTTTCTCTGGGCTCAAGACACAGAATCACGGGAGCGTCTGTGGAAAGCTCGTCATGACGCGTGGTACGCAGCACTGTCGCTAAGACCAGGCTGTaag gCCTACgccacagatgtgtgtgtccctctgtctcgACTGCCTCAAATCATTACGGAGACCAAAGAGGACCTAATTGAAAGCAGGCTGACAG GTCCGATCGCAGGTCACGTAGGTGACGGGAACTTTCACTGCCTGTTGGTGGTCGATCCCGACGACCCAGAGGAGCTGCACAGACTCCACCTGTTCACCGACAGACTCGCCAG GCGAGCTCTGGCCATGGACGGCACCTGCACCGGGGAACATGGCGTGGGTTTAGGGAAGAGGGCGCTGTTGTGCGAGGAGGTGGGGCCTGCAGCTGTGCAGCTGATGCAGGGGGTGAAGGACATGCTGGACCCTCTTCACCTGATGAATCCTGGGAAAGTTCTCCAGCCAAGACAAAgcgatgatgtcacagtgatgatgtcatag
- the ldhd gene encoding probable D-lactate dehydrogenase, mitochondrial isoform X2: MVFGLTLKRFVLQQRNFRHYSTSVCQDGVLSAFRSICGDDGVLLCDAVREQHGRDESVHRCFPPDVVLFPRCVDEVSALAKLCHRHRFPIIPFGTGTGLEGGVSAVKGGACLSLRNMDQVLDLHQEDFDVTVEPGVTRKTLNVFLRETDPGADASLCGMAATSASGTNAVRYGTMRENVLNLEVVLADGTVVHTAGRGRRPRKTAAGYNLTNLFVGSEGTLGVITKTTLRLYGIPEAVVSAVCSFPSVQDAVDSTVQILQAGVPIARIEFLDDVMIDACNRFSRLSYPVTPTLFLEFHGSQRSLEEQVNTTEEIAQSNQGSDFLWAQDTESRERLWKARHDAWYAALSLRPGCKAYATDVCVPLSRLPQIITETKEDLIESRLTGPIAGHVGDGNFHCLLVVDPDDPEELHRLHLFTDRLARRALAMDGTCTGEHGVGLGKRALLCEEVGPAAVQLMQGVKDMLDPLHLMNPGKVLQPRQSDDVTVMMS, from the exons ATGGTGTTCGGTTTGACATTGAAGCGTTTTGTGCTTCAGCAGCGAAACTTTCGTCACTACAGCACT agtgtgtgtCAGGACGGCGTTCTCTCTGCGTTCAGATCGATCTGTGGTGATGacggtgtgttgttgtgtgacgCGGTCAGAGAACAACATGGCAGAGACGAGTCTGTCCATAG ATGTTTTCCTCCAGATGTGGTTCTGTTTCCTCGTTGTGTGGACGAGGTCAGCGCTCTCGCCAAACTCTGCCACCGCCACAGATTTCCCATCATCCCCTTTGGCACCGGGACGGGCCTGGAGGGCGGAGTCAGTGCTGTGAAG GGGGGTGCATGTCTCAGTCTGAGGAACATGGACCAGGTCCTGGATCTGCACCAGGAGGACTTTGATGTGACTGTAGAACCTGGTGTGACTCGAAAGACTCTGAACGTCTTCCTGAGAGAAACTG ACCCTGGAGCAGACGCGTCTCTGTGTGGAATGGCTGCCACGAGTGCGTCCGGCACTAACGCGGTGCGTTATGGAACCATGAGGGAGAACGTTCTGAACTTGGAGGTGGTTCTGGCTGACGGCACCGTCGTCCACACAGCAGGGAGAGGTCGCCGACCCAG GAAAACTGCGGCTGGCTACAACCTGACCAACCTGTTTGTGGGGTCAGAGGGCACGCTGGGGGTCATCACCAAGACTACATTACGCCTGTACGGCATCCCAGAGGCTGTGGTGTCAGCCGTCTGCTCCTTTCCCTCAGTCCAGGACGCCGTGGACAGCACAGTGCAGATCCTGCAGGCCGGAGTTCCCATCGCTCGCATTG agttCCTGGATGACGTCATGATAGATGCGTGTAACCGCTTCAGTCGTTTGTCGTATCCTGTGACACCGACTCTGTTCCTGGAGTTTCACGGCTCACAGCGCAGCCTAGAGGAGCAGGTCAACACAAcag AGGAAATCGCTCAGAGTAACCAAGGCTCAGATTTTCTCTGGGCTCAAGACACAGAATCACGGGAGCGTCTGTGGAAAGCTCGTCATGACGCGTGGTACGCAGCACTGTCGCTAAGACCAGGCTGTaag gCCTACgccacagatgtgtgtgtccctctgtctcgACTGCCTCAAATCATTACGGAGACCAAAGAGGACCTAATTGAAAGCAGGCTGACAG GTCCGATCGCAGGTCACGTAGGTGACGGGAACTTTCACTGCCTGTTGGTGGTCGATCCCGACGACCCAGAGGAGCTGCACAGACTCCACCTGTTCACCGACAGACTCGCCAG GCGAGCTCTGGCCATGGACGGCACCTGCACCGGGGAACATGGCGTGGGTTTAGGGAAGAGGGCGCTGTTGTGCGAGGAGGTGGGGCCTGCAGCTGTGCAGCTGATGCAGGGGGTGAAGGACATGCTGGACCCTCTTCACCTGATGAATCCTGGGAAAGTTCTCCAGCCAAGACAAAgcgatgatgtcacagtgatgatgtcatag
- the znrf1 gene encoding E3 ubiquitin-protein ligase znrf1, with the protein MGGKQSTAGRPRGAFPGVSTDDSAVPPSSHFGHYRPSGTMGLRSRSVSSVAGMGIEHSPAVPFGFYTHRATDSERAGGGGSGGNSTTTAAPQHGTGGYQDTGGGGGGGGVVYLGSRGSLADTLPLHITPRWFSAHSGFKCPVCSKSVASNEMEVHFIMCLSKPRLSYNDDVLVKDAGECVICLEELQQGDTIARLPCLCIYHKSCIDSWFEINRSCPEHPSD; encoded by the exons ATGGGGGGAAAGCAGAGCACGGCGGGCCGGCCCCGCGGCGCTTTTCCCGGCGTGTCCACGGATGACAGCGCGGTACCACCCTCGTCCCACTTCGGTCACTACCGGCCGAGCGGCACCATGGGCCTGCGGAGCCGCTCCGTGAGCTCCGTGGCCGGGATGGGTATCGAACACAGTCCCGCCGTGCCCTTCGGCTTCTACACCCACAGAGCAACGGACTCAGAGCGGGCAGGTGGAGGGGGGTCAGGGGGCAACAGCACCACCACAGCCGCCCCGCAGCACGGTACCGGCGGTTACCAGGAcaccggaggaggaggaggaggagggggggtagTGTACCTGGGGTCCCGGGGGTCGCTGGCTGACACTCTGCCCCTCCACATCACACCCCGCTGGTTCAGCGCACACAGCG GATTCAAGTGTCCAGTCTGCTCCAAGTCTGTGGCATCCAATGAGATGGAAGTTCATTTCATCATGTGTCTAAGCAAGCCCCGCCTCTCCTACAATG aTGATGTGTTGGTGAAGGATGCTGGTGAGTGTGTCATCTGTCTAGAGGAACTGCAGCAGGGAGACACCATCGCCAGACTGCCGTGCCTCTGCATCTACCACAAAAG ctgtatAGACTCCTGGTTTGAGATAAACCGGTCCTGTCCTGAACACccgtctgactga